Part of the Lysobacter enzymogenes genome is shown below.
GCTGGACAAGGAAATGCCGGGCTTCGGCGAACTGTTCCGCGCGATCAGCTACGACGAGATCGGCACCTCGACCCTGCAGTCGCGCGCGTTCGCCGGGCTCGCCAACGCCACCTTCGTGTTCTGCCTGCCGGGCTCGACCTCGGCCTGCCGCACCGCCTGGGAAAAGATCGTCGGCGCGCAGCTCGACGCGCGCACCCGCCCGTGCAATCTCGCCACTCTGCGTCCCCGCCTCAAGGAGTGATGCGCATGTCGCTGGACACCACCTTGCGTTTGCTGGCCAAGGCCAGCGGCCTGAGCGTGACCGACCTGGCCACCGCGATCCCGCGCGCCGGCGCCAACACCGTCAGCGCCTGGCTGCGCGGCGAGAAGCTGCCCGGCCGCGACCAGCTCGATGCGCTGGCGCGCGCGTTCGGCGTTCCCGCCGGCGCGCTGCTGGCCGAGCTGGCGAGCACGCTCGATCCGGCCCGCACCCAGGGCGAACACGACCTGCTCGCCGCCTACCGCGCGCTCGACACCCGCCAGCAAGGCGCCTTGCTCGAAGTCGCCGCGAGCATGGCCGGCACCCGCCGCGCCGCCGCGCCGCGCGCCGCGCGCAAGACGCCGGCGAAGAAGAAGGCTTCCGTCCGCAACAAGGCCGCCCGATGAGCAAGCTCAAGCGCAAGGACTACGAAGCGCAGCTGGAACCGCTGCAACTGGAACTGGCGGCGCTGGGACGCTGGCTGCAGCACAGCGGCAAGCGCGTGGTGGTGCTGTTCGAAGGCCGCGACACCGCCGGCAAGGGCGGCGCGATCGGTTCGATCTCGGAAAACCTCAACCCGCGCCAATGCCACATCGTGGCCTTGTCCAAGCCGAGCGAACGCGAATCCGGGCAGTGGTATTTCCAGCGCTACGTGCCGCATCTGCCGGCGGCCGGCGAGATCGCGCTGTTCGACCGCAGCTGGTACAACCGCGCCGGCGTCGAGCAAGTCATGGGCTTCGCCAAGCCCGAGCAGGTCAAGGCCTTCCTCAAGCAGGCGCCGGTGTTCGAGAAGCTGCTCGTCGACGACGGCATCCTCTTGTTCAAGTACTGGCTGTGCTGCGACCAGGACATGCAGGAGGAGCGCTTCGCCGAGCGCCTCAACGACCCGCTCAAGCGCTGGAAGCTGTCGCCGATCGACCTGCAGGCGCGCGCCCACTACGACGACTACACCCGCGCCCGCGAAGCGATGCTCGAGGCCACCCACAGCAAGCACGCGCCGTGGACGCTGGTGGACTTCAACGACCAGCGCCAGGGCCGGCTGACCCTGATCCGCGACCTGCTCTCGCGCCTGCCCGACACCGACGTGGCGCCGGCCAAGCTCGACTTCCCGCCGCTCAAGGGCAAACCGGCGAAGGAGAAGTTCGGGGTGTTGAAGCCGATCGGAAAAACGGGCGGCAAGAAGGACTGACCACGTCACCGGAGGCGATATGGACCGCGAACAGGCCGAGCGCACCAGCCTGTTGTTGGCGAGCATGAACGCCACGCTCAACCGGTATTTGCTGCATTTGCAGCCGCAGTTGCCGCACGACGAGTTCCGCGCCTTGTGCGAGGACATCGGCCGGGTCAGCGGCGAGCTGCTGAGCGTGACCGCGCCGCTTTACCAGCAATTCCCGCAGCTCAAGCCCGAGGAACTCGGCGGGCCGTACCGGATGGAATTCGTCGAGGTCCCCGAGGCGATGTTCGCGCGCAAGGCGGTGCCGCCGAGCGCCGAGTTCGACTGAGCGCGCCGATCGGCCGCCCCCTGTAGGAGCGACGCGAGTCGCGACTGCGACAACGCAACCATGACGCAAGGTTCGGCGTAGTTGCGTTGTCGCAGTCGCGACTCGCGTCGCTCCTACAAAAAGCCAAAACCTCAGCCCTGCGAGCGCCGATACGGCTGAAACAGCTGCAACAGCCACGGCTTCTGCGCCAGCACCAGGCTCACCCCCACCCGCTCCTGCGCGCTCAAGGCCGCATCGCGCGCCAGCAACGCATCGAACTCGCGCGCGACCTCGCCGAGCCTTAGCTTGAGCTGACGGATGCCGGCCGGGCTCAGCGCGCCGCTGAGCAGCAGCAGCACGTCCTGCTCGCCGTCGAACGGGTCGGCGAAGTAGTCGTGCAGCAGCTTGAGGCGGAAATAGCGCTCCATCGGCCCGTCGGCGCGCCAGCGGAAGTTGCGCGCGGTCAGCGGGCGGCCGCGGTTGCCGGGCATCAGCTCGATGATGCCGAGCCGGTCCAGCCGCACCAGCAACTGGGTCCAGCGCGCGTCGTCGAAGTTGAAGTGCGCTTGCGCGTCGGACTGCTTCCAGCGGTTCAAGGTCAAAAACAGCGCCAGCAACAGCGCCGGCTCGTCGACCAGCGCCTGCTCCTGCGCCTCGCTGAGCGTGGCCATCGGCGCGCGCCCGCGCCCGGCTTCGGCGCTGAGTTCGGCCAGGCCGATGTCCAGCACGTCGCAGATCTCCTCCAGCCGCGCCAGGCTCATCGCCCGCCGCGAGAACATGCGCTTGACCGCCGCCTCGCTGAGCTTGAGCCGGCCGGCGAGGT
Proteins encoded:
- a CDS encoding helix-turn-helix domain-containing protein; the protein is MSLDTTLRLLAKASGLSVTDLATAIPRAGANTVSAWLRGEKLPGRDQLDALARAFGVPAGALLAELASTLDPARTQGEHDLLAAYRALDTRQQGALLEVAASMAGTRRAAAPRAARKTPAKKKASVRNKAAR
- the ppk2 gene encoding polyphosphate kinase 2 — translated: MSKLKRKDYEAQLEPLQLELAALGRWLQHSGKRVVVLFEGRDTAGKGGAIGSISENLNPRQCHIVALSKPSERESGQWYFQRYVPHLPAAGEIALFDRSWYNRAGVEQVMGFAKPEQVKAFLKQAPVFEKLLVDDGILLFKYWLCCDQDMQEERFAERLNDPLKRWKLSPIDLQARAHYDDYTRAREAMLEATHSKHAPWTLVDFNDQRQGRLTLIRDLLSRLPDTDVAPAKLDFPPLKGKPAKEKFGVLKPIGKTGGKKD
- a CDS encoding helix-turn-helix domain-containing protein, which translates into the protein MALSIELVDALKRFLRAQDLTYRDLAGRLKLSEAAVKRMFSRRAMSLARLEEICDVLDIGLAELSAEAGRGRAPMATLSEAQEQALVDEPALLLALFLTLNRWKQSDAQAHFNFDDARWTQLLVRLDRLGIIELMPGNRGRPLTARNFRWRADGPMERYFRLKLLHDYFADPFDGEQDVLLLLSGALSPAGIRQLKLRLGEVAREFDALLARDAALSAQERVGVSLVLAQKPWLLQLFQPYRRSQG